From Fusobacterium varium:
GAACCTCTGTGCAGTACAGTTTCATCCACTTTAAACTTGTCATTGTGATTAGAATAACAAGCTCCTATCTCTTCATTTGCACATCCTAAGAATCCAAAAAATCCAGGAACTTTATCCATGAAATATGCAAAATCTTCTGAACCAGTAAGTTTAGGCATAGTAGTAAGAGATTCTTCACCATATAGTTTTACAGCAGCATCATGAGCAAGTCTGTTTAAATCTTTATGTTCATTAATAACTGGGTTAGGGAAAGCATCATATTCTAATTCCACTTCGCAACCAAAAATATTGGCTACATTTTCAATAATTGCTTTTATATTTGCTTCCATTTTTTTTCTCAATTCTCTTGAGTAAGTACGTATAGTTCCTTCCATTTCCACATGATTAGGAATTATGTTGAATCTTTGTCCCCCTTTAAAAGTACCAATTGAAAGAACAAGAGTATTCAAAGGATCATTCATACGGCTTACAAAAGTTTGAAGATTCATTATCATTGAAGCAGCAGCAACAATGGCATCATGTCCAAGATGAGGAGCAGAACCATGAGCACTTGTACCTTTTACAGTTATTTTAAAGTTATCACAAGAAGCCATTCTTCCACCTGCTTCTAAATTGAAATATGGAGCATCAAGAGTTCCCCAAATATGCATACCAAATACAGCATCCACATCGTCAAGAATACCTTTTTCTACATAATATTTAGCCCCATAACAAGATTCTTCTGCTGATTGAAACAGTATTTTTACATCTCCATCAAGTTCATCTTTAATTTCATTTAAAATTTTAACAGCTCCAAGCAGCATAGCCATATGGCAGTCATGTCCACATGCATGCATTTTTCCATTTTTTGAAGCAAAAGGAACATCGGCATGTTCTTCTATAGGGAGAGCATCTATGTCTGCTCTTAACATTATAGTTTTTCCTGATTTTTTTCCACCATGGATTATACCTACAAGTCCATAGTAATCATCAAAAGTAGTAACCTCTATTCCCATATCTTCAAGCTGATTTTTCAAGGCTTGAGTAGTTTCTTTTTCTTCAAAAGATAGTTCTGGGTGTTGATGAAAATATCGTCTTTGTTCAATGATATAATCATCATATTTTTCAGCAAGTTTTTTTATATCCATGAAAAAATCTCCTTTTTATTAAAATTGACATGAAGTGTTTAAATCAGATTTACAAATATTCCAGCTATAATAACTGAAGTGATAGTTACTGTTACAAATCCTCCAACAATCATTTGAGGAAGAGTATTATCCATAAGAAATTGCTTTTCTTCTGGTGTTTGAGCTAGAGCTTTTGCAGCTTCTTCAGTAAGTATATAGTTAGGCGGGAATCCATAAAGAGCTGTAAGTGAAGTAGCAAGTGCCATTCTCCAGCTTACTTTAAGAAATTTTCCAACCAGAACAGAAAGTATTCCCATTCCAATAACTCCAACAACTATTATTATAAACATTGGCCCTATACACTCTAAAAGCATTTCAGGAGTAGCATCTTTAAGACCAGAGAAAACAAATATCATAAGAACATACATCAGAAATCCATAAGAACCAGATTTTTGAAGAGAGTTTTTATCTAAGAATCCAAGTTCAGTAAAAACTATACCTAAAATA
This genomic window contains:
- a CDS encoding putative hydrolase, producing MDIKKLAEKYDDYIIEQRRYFHQHPELSFEEKETTQALKNQLEDMGIEVTTFDDYYGLVGIIHGGKKSGKTIMLRADIDALPIEEHADVPFASKNGKMHACGHDCHMAMLLGAVKILNEIKDELDGDVKILFQSAEESCYGAKYYVEKGILDDVDAVFGMHIWGTLDAPYFNLEAGGRMASCDNFKITVKGTSAHGSAPHLGHDAIVAAASMIMNLQTFVSRMNDPLNTLVLSIGTFKGGQRFNIIPNHVEMEGTIRTYSRELRKKMEANIKAIIENVANIFGCEVELEYDAFPNPVINEHKDLNRLAHDAAVKLYGEESLTTMPKLTGSEDFAYFMDKVPGFFGFLGCANEEIGACYSNHNDKFKVDETVLHRGSALYAQFAVDFLAEKSKNEGGNK